TACAAGAAGTCAATTTTAACGGGAAAGACTTTCACCCAAGATCTGTTAGAAGGAAATCCGAGGAATATGTACAACCTATTGAGAATGACTAAGGCTCCTTTTATTCAATTATGCAATGAATTCCGAGCCAAAGGACTTTTAGAGGATAGCAAGTATTTAGAAGTAGAGGAGAAGATGGAAATGTTTCTATACACAATCGGGCACAATTGTAGGAATCGTGTAATTTTATATCACTTTCAACATTCAGGTGAAACAGTTAGTAAGTAATTTCATGAAGTGTTGGCTACTATGAAGAAATGGTCTGTTGAAGTCCTAGTTCCTCCACCAAATGTATTTGATAAGCCAGTTATATCTAAAAGGAATAAACGTCTTAGAGAAGGTGCTTTCAAAGGTGTTGTTGGTGCATTGGATGGCACTCTAATTAGTGCCAGCATTCCAGTCGAGAAGCAAACACCGTATAGAGGAAGGGGAATAGGAGAATGTAGCCAAAACGTGCTTGCGATATGTGATTGGGATATGTACTTTTTGTATGTAGTGGTTGGATGGGAAGGCACTGCTCATGACTCGAGAGTGTTGACCGAGGCAGTGCGTGATCCATCTTTCAAGTTTCCTCTACCTCCACCAGGTAATATCTCTATTTTAAGTCCAATTTTTCTGCATTGGGTTTGTTTTCTTTACTCAATTTTATTTAGATTCTTGTGCACTGCGTTCTTATATATCTGAATTGTAGGAAAAATAAACTGTGCTGCCATTATAACATTCAGTCCAAGTATTTTCCATCTTAGGTTGTGTGCAGTGTTCATCAATTGATCACAATATCTAACTCTACTTAGATTATTTCAGGCCACCCCTGCGCCTGTTGGGATGGGGAATCTGTTCTTTGAACCACCTGTTAAACTACCCACCAAACTTACCAGTGTTAGAATATATGATGTTGTAGTTAAAGTGTAAGCTTTCTCAGATCTGCATTTCTGCAAGGGATAAAGTAGAGATGCCTGATGTGGATTTCTTTGTTTGTCTTCCGCTTTTTTTATTTTAGCTAtcttctttgtagtcttttggcTATCAATTAATAAAGTTTTTGAATTAGCAAAAACAAAAGAACCCTCATTTCATAGAAAGGTGAATAAGGATTTTGTCAAAATTGTCTACAAAGAGGGCAACTAGGATTTATTGTTGGTAATATCCCCTAAGCACAGTTTCATCTGAATGTTTGTATTCTTGGTTATAAAGAAATAAGAGATACATACCCAGTCTCTCATCATTCATCATTCATTGTGCCCTTTGCTAATCATTTTGGTTTCATCCTCTGTTAGGCTCTATTGAGCtgtgtaatttattttgattatatTGGCTTGTCATTTAGTAACCAGTACTACTTCATAATGTTTTTGTTCAACTTCATAATGTTTTTGTTGAAAATTTGCAGAAAAATACTATCTATGTGATGCTGCGTACTCTCATACACAGGGGTTTATGTGTCCGTATCGCAACATAAGGTATTGGATAGGTGATTATCGAAGAGTACCTCCAACAGCAAAAGAGGAGAAGTTTAATCAAGCCCATGCTCGATTGAGGAATGTGATTGAGAGAGCATTCGGGGTATTGAAAGTAAGATTTCCCGTCTTATGTAAAATGCCTTCTTACTCATTTGAGACTCAAAGAGATATCGTCATTGCTTGCATGTCAATACATAACTTTCTACGTCGTAATGCATTGGATGATTGGCTATTTAAAGAATATGAGAATGAGACATTTGATATGAATGAGACACAGGTGGAAGTCGAAGTGGAAGCGGAAACGGAAGAAAATGCACCTCGTCTGTTTGGACGACAAGAGCAGatatatatgaacaacttacgtgatgagatagctagcctcctttagattttgttgcttctgcttcttttatgtttgtaggaatgaagtctttagattttattgtttGGTAATGTTTAATTCCATCAAAAAGAGAAGTTGTTTAGACTGGTAGTGAACAATTTGTGATGTTACATAAAACTTCTGTTACATAAAAAATCCGAGCAATTAACTTCTGTGTAATTTATTTTGAGAAGTTTAAGCCAATGTAATTTATTAAATTGAAATCTAATATAATTAACTTATGTTTAGAGAAGTTGTTTTATGGAATTAAAAATCTCATATAGCTAAAGTTTGCTCATGGGTTGAAGTTTTAGGTTGTTAGACTAGTAGTGAACAAGTTGTTTGAAATATGCACAAGGGCATtttctgtccaaaaaaatccaCTCAGCTGAGTCAGATATGACTcagaaaacaaacatattttctgactcagaccttagtgagtcagatcca
This DNA window, taken from Papaver somniferum cultivar HN1 chromosome 3, ASM357369v1, whole genome shotgun sequence, encodes the following:
- the LOC113360633 gene encoding putative nuclease HARBI1; its protein translation is MKKWSVEVLVPPPNVFDKPVISKRNKRLREGAFKGVVGALDGTLISASIPVEKQTPYRGRGIGECSQNVLAICDWDMYFLYVVVGWEGTAHDSRVLTEAVRDPSFKFPLPPPEKYYLCDAAYSHTQGFMCPYRNIRYWIGDYRRVPPTAKEEKFNQAHARLRNVIERAFGVLKVRFPVLCKMPSYSFETQRDIVIACMSIHNFLRRNALDDWLFKEYENETFDMNETQVEVEVEAETEENAPRLEVVLWN